A region of Marnyiella aurantia DNA encodes the following proteins:
- a CDS encoding PH domain-containing protein yields the protein MTNIPFSIPRRQSKIGILLLTLINFGKFLKAAWPLYVLFFIRDKNPGSLVFYIAGTITVFLVMSLVAYLQYRNFSYFINEKSGELVISSGIINRKKVSIEKNKIQEVNINQPLIHRLLNIYKLEVDSPGSDKKEVTVNAISLENARELKEYLMDHQTATLLSTEPAPGAVFNKKVTERITISMASLIKYGLTANYLKSFLGLVGIAIYVGQNALEFIREQSIEEYIVNNGADHVKTALLHQVPVLGIFMLVAVFFILGIIVNLVVNLVIYFGMRITKGEERLSLEYGLLSTKNALISRSKVQMVTEIQNFLQKKVNVLQLRISQISGDENNKDSYNTIPGCSSREKEDILNFVWTRIPHFSNSLKPDFRKLIGGNLSFVVIPITLLFMTGRLDESYIGLVAIYAVVAEVLLIMAFRNSRLYYNEDFISVQSGIWDIQKKTIETEKIQAIKLKQYFWQNKSDLGSATFFTAGGKVTFRSAGYSKLRKLVNHSLYKVESSEKSWM from the coding sequence ATGACGAACATCCCGTTTAGCATTCCCCGCCGGCAGTCTAAGATCGGAATCCTTCTGCTTACGCTCATCAACTTCGGGAAATTCCTGAAGGCCGCATGGCCTTTATATGTACTTTTCTTCATCCGTGATAAAAATCCGGGCAGCCTCGTTTTTTATATAGCGGGTACAATTACCGTTTTTCTGGTGATGTCGCTGGTGGCTTATCTTCAGTACAGAAATTTTTCTTACTTCATCAATGAGAAGAGCGGTGAGCTGGTTATCAGCAGCGGCATTATCAACCGGAAAAAAGTCAGCATTGAAAAAAATAAGATTCAGGAAGTTAATATCAATCAACCTTTAATTCACCGCCTGCTGAATATTTATAAGCTGGAGGTGGACAGTCCGGGAAGTGATAAAAAAGAGGTTACCGTAAATGCTATTTCACTTGAAAATGCGCGTGAACTGAAGGAATACCTTATGGATCACCAAACAGCTACTTTATTGAGCACTGAACCTGCGCCGGGAGCTGTTTTTAATAAAAAGGTGACCGAACGCATTACCATATCAATGGCATCCCTGATCAAGTACGGACTGACCGCTAATTATCTTAAAAGTTTCCTTGGCCTTGTAGGTATTGCCATCTATGTTGGTCAGAACGCTTTGGAGTTTATACGTGAGCAGTCAATTGAAGAGTACATCGTTAACAACGGAGCAGATCATGTAAAGACGGCTTTACTTCATCAGGTCCCGGTGCTTGGAATTTTTATGCTGGTTGCTGTTTTTTTTATACTGGGTATCATTGTAAACCTTGTGGTGAACCTGGTCATTTATTTCGGCATGAGAATCACCAAAGGTGAAGAGCGTCTATCACTTGAATATGGCTTACTGAGTACTAAAAATGCACTTATCAGCAGAAGTAAAGTACAGATGGTCACTGAAATACAGAACTTTCTGCAGAAAAAAGTAAATGTTCTGCAACTTCGGATCAGTCAGATATCGGGCGATGAAAATAATAAAGACAGTTATAACACCATTCCGGGCTGCAGCAGCAGGGAAAAGGAGGATATCCTCAACTTTGTCTGGACCCGGATTCCACATTTCAGCAACTCACTGAAGCCTGATTTCCGTAAGCTTATAGGGGGAAACCTGAGTTTTGTTGTAATACCGATAACTCTGCTATTTATGACGGGACGACTGGACGAATCTTATATAGGTCTTGTGGCCATTTATGCCGTGGTCGCAGAAGTATTGCTGATTATGGCTTTCCGGAACAGCCGGCTGTATTACAACGAGGACTTTATTTCGGTACAGTCCGGGATATGGGATATTCAGAAAAAAACGATTGAAACCGAGAAAATTCAGGCAATAAAGCTGAAGCAGTATTTCTGGCAGAACAAAAGTGATCTGGGATCTGCAACGTTCTTTACAGCGGGCGGAAAAGTAACTTTCCGCAGTGCGGGTTACAGTAAACTTCGCAAACTGGTTAATCACAGCCTGTATAAGGTAGAAAGTTCTGAAAAAAGCTGGATGTGA
- a CDS encoding PH domain-containing protein, with translation MSEFKNDKVLDHDLPRFEEVELTPVSPKYLQVIIVNSIIFSLIVMGAAATGYFFLKEVLADYIWMFLSIILGLVLFNFGYQILAFGQRKYAFRERDVIYQYGLISKSIIIIPFNRIQHTALEEGWLSRSLGLKSLTVFTAGGGGSDLSINGLPKGIAESFNQLILTKIDSEKALSDSLTNDNLSAVNQDYTHDRSTLNSSPHDEHPV, from the coding sequence ATGTCCGAATTTAAAAATGATAAGGTGCTGGATCATGACCTGCCAAGGTTTGAGGAGGTGGAACTGACGCCTGTTTCTCCAAAATACCTGCAGGTGATTATCGTGAACAGCATTATCTTCTCACTGATAGTCATGGGGGCTGCCGCAACAGGATATTTTTTTCTGAAAGAAGTCCTTGCTGACTATATCTGGATGTTCCTCAGCATAATTCTGGGACTTGTACTCTTTAACTTTGGCTACCAGATCCTGGCATTTGGCCAGCGGAAATATGCCTTCCGCGAGCGGGACGTTATCTATCAGTACGGACTCATCAGCAAAAGCATCATCATTATACCCTTTAACAGAATACAGCACACTGCCCTGGAAGAAGGCTGGCTCTCACGTTCCCTGGGACTGAAATCTCTGACGGTATTTACCGCAGGTGGGGGTGGTTCGGACCTCTCCATTAACGGTCTTCCCAAAGGCATAGCCGAAAGCTTCAACCAACTTATTTTAACTAAAATTGACAGTGAGAAGGCTTTAAGTGATTCTTTAACAAATGATAATTTATCTGCAGTAAATCAGGATTATACTCACGATAGATCCACCCTTAACAGCAGTCCGCATGACGAACATCCCGTTTAG
- a CDS encoding 1,4-dihydroxy-2-naphthoyl-CoA synthase has protein sequence MNTDWTTVKEYDDITYKKRAGVARIAINRPEVRNAFRPKTTSELYDAFYHVSEDSSVGVVLLTGEGPSPKDGGHAFCSGGDQKARGEKGYVGDDGRHRLNILEVQRLIRFMPKVVIAVVNGWAVGGGHSLHVVCDLTLASEEHAIFKQTDADVTSFDGGYGSAYLAKMVGQKKAREIFFLGRNYSAREAEAMGMVNAVIPHAELEDTSYEWAQEILGKSPMSIRMLKFAMNLTDDGMVGQQVFAGEATRLAYMTEEAKEGRNAFLEKRKPDFGENQWIS, from the coding sequence ATGAATACAGACTGGACCACCGTAAAGGAATACGATGACATCACTTATAAAAAAAGAGCAGGTGTAGCAAGGATTGCTATCAACAGACCGGAAGTGCGTAATGCTTTCCGACCTAAAACCACTTCAGAACTTTATGATGCATTCTATCATGTTTCCGAGGATTCCTCCGTTGGTGTAGTTCTTCTTACAGGTGAAGGCCCGAGTCCGAAGGATGGCGGTCATGCCTTCTGCAGTGGCGGCGACCAAAAAGCACGTGGCGAGAAAGGGTATGTGGGCGATGACGGGCGTCACCGTCTTAACATCCTGGAAGTTCAGCGCCTGATCCGTTTTATGCCTAAAGTGGTTATCGCTGTGGTAAACGGTTGGGCTGTAGGTGGCGGACATTCCTTACATGTAGTGTGCGACCTTACTCTGGCAAGTGAAGAACACGCGATTTTTAAACAGACCGATGCCGATGTAACAAGTTTCGACGGTGGTTACGGCTCTGCTTATCTGGCTAAAATGGTAGGGCAGAAAAAAGCACGTGAAATCTTTTTCCTGGGAAGGAACTACAGTGCCCGCGAAGCTGAAGCGATGGGAATGGTGAACGCCGTGATTCCACACGCGGAACTGGAGGATACTTCTTACGAATGGGCTCAGGAAATCCTGGGCAAATCCCCGATGTCCATCCGTATGCTGAAGTTTGCTATGAACCTGACCGACGACGGTATGGTGGGCCAGCAGGTATTTGCCGGAGAAGCTACAAGACTTGCCTATATGACAGAAGAAGCAAAGGAAGGCCGCAACGCGTTCCTGGAGAAAAGAAAGCCTGATTTTGGTGAAAACCAGTGGATTTCTTAA
- a CDS encoding DUF421 domain-containing protein — MEWIPNDWQSIFMPEMPLFETFARAAILYFFILLVLRFLPRRTTGELGAMDLVFILLITESASHALGDFTTLGDGLVMLTVFILINYIVNQLTYRTVFFRKLFEQSPLPVVQNGKLLYRNMRKELLTKDELMAGLRENGIEDISQVKEAFVEGEGQLSFIKFSTQEDIHHKKKKPGK, encoded by the coding sequence ATGGAATGGATTCCAAATGACTGGCAAAGTATTTTTATGCCGGAAATGCCACTGTTTGAAACCTTTGCAAGGGCTGCAATTCTTTATTTTTTCATTCTTCTTGTTTTGCGTTTCCTCCCCAGACGGACTACCGGTGAACTGGGAGCCATGGACCTTGTCTTTATCTTACTTATCACTGAAAGTGCTTCTCACGCATTGGGCGATTTCACAACATTGGGTGACGGACTGGTGATGCTTACTGTTTTTATACTCATAAATTATATTGTAAATCAGCTCACTTACCGAACTGTTTTTTTTCGCAAGCTGTTTGAGCAGTCGCCACTTCCTGTGGTACAGAACGGAAAACTTCTTTACCGCAACATGCGGAAAGAATTACTGACGAAAGATGAGCTAATGGCGGGCTTGCGTGAAAACGGCATCGAAGATATTTCCCAGGTTAAGGAGGCATTTGTGGAGGGTGAAGGGCAACTGTCCTTCATTAAATTCAGTACGCAGGAAGATATTCATCACAAAAAGAAAAAACCGGGCAAATAA